The Tursiops truncatus isolate mTurTru1 chromosome 6, mTurTru1.mat.Y, whole genome shotgun sequence genome includes a window with the following:
- the ZER1 gene encoding protein zer-1 homolog isoform X1 yields the protein MASDTPESLMALCTDFCLRNLDGTLGYLLDKETLRLHPDIFLPSEICDRLVNEYVELVNAACNFEPHESFFSLFSDPRSTRLTRIHLREDLVQDQDLEAIRKQDLVELYLTNCEKLSAKSLQTLRSFSHTLVSLSLFGCANIFYEEENPGGCEDECLVNPTCQVLVKDFTFEGFSRLRFLNLGRMIDGVPVESLLRPLNSLAALDLSGIQTSDAAFLTQWKDSLVSLVLYNMDLSDDHIRVIVQLHKLRHLDISRDRLSSYYKFKLTRKVLSLFVQKLGNLMSLDISGHMILENCSISKMDEDAGQTSIEPSKSSIMPFRALKRPLQFLGLFETSLCRLTHIPAYKVSGDKNEEQVLNAIEAYTEHRPEITSRAINLLFDIARIERCNQLLRALKLVITALKCHKYDKNIQVTGSAALFYLTNSEYRSEQSIKLRRQVIQVVLNGMESYQEVTVQRNCCLTLCNFSIPEELEFQYRRVNELLLSILNPTRQDESIQRIAVHLCNALVCQVDNDHKEAVGKMGFVVTMLKLIQKKLLDKICDQVMEFSWSALWNITDETPDNCEMFLNFNGMKLFLDCLKEFPEKQELHRNMLGLLGNVAEVKELRPQLMTSQFISVFSNLLESKADGIEVSYNACGVLSHIMFDGPEAWGICEPQREEVEERMWAAIQSWDINSRRNINYRSFEPILRLLPQGISPVSQHWATWALYNLVSVYPDKYCPLLIKEGGMPLLRDMIKMATARQETKEMARKVIEHCSNFKEENMDTSR from the exons ATGGCGTCAGACACCCCTGAATCCCTGATGGCCCTCTGCACTGACTTCTGCCTGCGCAACCTGGATGGTACCTTGGGCTACCTGCTGGACAAGGAGACTCTGCGGCTCCATCCAGACATCTTCCTGCCCAGCGAGATCTGTGACCGGCTCGTCAACGA gtATGTGGAGCTGGTCAACGCCGCCTGCAACTTTGAGCCGCATGAGAGCTTCTTCAGCCTCTTCTCGGACCCCCGCAGCACCCGCCTCACCCGAATCCACCTCCGCGAGGACCTGGTGCAGGACCAGGACCTGGAAGCCATTCGCAAGCAG GACCTGGTGGAGCTGTACCTGACCAACTGCGAGAAGCTGTCCGCCAAGAGCCTGCAGACGCTGAGGAGCTTCAGCCACACCCTGGTGTCCCTGAGCCTGTTCGGCTGCGCGAACATCTTCTACGAGGAGGAGAACCCGGGGGGCTGTGAAGACGAGTGCCTCGTCAACCCCACCTGTCAGGTGCTGGTCAAGGACTTCACCTTCGAGGGCTTTAGCCGCCTGCGCTTCCTCAACCTGGGCCGCATGATCGATGGGGTCCCCGTGGAGTCCCTGCTGCGGCCGCTCAACTCGCTGGCCGCCTTGGACCTCTCGGGCATCCAGACGAGCGACGCAGCCTTCCTAACCCAGTGGAAAGACAGCCTGGTGTCCCTCGTGCTCTACAACATGGACCTGTCTGACGACCACATCCGTGTTATTGTCCAGTTGCACAAGCTGCG ACACCTGGACATCTCCCGAGACCGCCTGTCCAGCTACTACAAGTTCAAGCTGACTCGCAAGGTGCTGAGCCTCTTTGTGCAGAAGCTGGGGAACCTGATGTCCCTGGACATCTCTGGCCACATGATCCTGGAGAACTGCAGCATCTCTAAGATGGACGAGGATGCAGGACAGACCAG CATCGAGCCTTCCAAGAGCAGCATCATGCCGTTCCGGGCTCTGAAGAGGCCACTGCAGTTCCTTGGGCTCTTCGAGACCTCCCTGTGCCGCCTCACGCACATTCCGGCCTACAAa GTGAGTGGTGACAAAAATGAGGAACAGGTGCTGAATGCCATCGAGGCCTACACGGAGCACAGGCCGGAGATCACCTCACGGGCCATCAACCTGCTTTTCGACATCGCACGCATTGAACGCTGCAACCAGCTTCTGCGGGCCCTGAAG CTGGTCATCACGGCCCTCAAGTGCCACAAGTATGACAAGAACATTCAAGTGACGGGCAGCGCTGCCCTCTTCTACCTGACCAATTCCGAGTATCGCTCAGAGCAGAGCATCAAGCTGCGCCGGCAGGTCATCCAGGTGGTGCTGAATGGCATGGAATCCTACCAGGAGGTGACG GTCCAGCGGAACTGCTGCCTGACCCTCTGCAACTTCAGCATCCCTGAGGAGCTGGAGTTCCAGTACCGCCGAGTCAACGAGCTCTTGCTCAGCATCCTCAACCCCACGCGGCAGGACGAGTCGATCCAGCGCATCGCCGTGCACCTGTGCAACGCCCTGGTCTGCCAGGTGGACAACGACCACAAGGAGGCCGTGGGCAAGATGGGCTTTGTCGTG ACCATGCTGAAGCTGATTCAGAAGAAGCTGCTGGACAAGATA TGCGACCAGGTGATGGAGTTCTCCTGGAGCGCCCTGTGGAACATCACGGATGAGACCCCCGACAACTGCGAGATGTTCCTTAACTTCAACGGCATGAAGCTCTTCCTGGACTGCCTGAAG GAGTTCCCAGAGAAGCAGGAGCTGCATCGGAATATGCTAGGACTCTTGGGGAATGTGGCAGAGGTGAAGGAGCTACGGCCCCAGCTAATGACTTCCCAATTCATCAGTGTCTTCAG CAACCTGCTGGAGAGCAAGGCTGATGGGATTGAGGTTTCCTACAATGCCTGTGGCGTCCTCTCCCACATCATGTTTGATGGCCCTGAGGCCTGGGGCATCTGTGAACCCCAGCGGGAGGAGGTAGAGGAGCGCATGTGGGCAGCCATCCAGAGCTGGGACATCAACTCACGGAGAAATATCAATTACAG GTCATTTGAGCCAATTCTTCGCCTCCTTCCCCAGGGCATCTCACCTGTCAGCCAGCATTGGGCCACCTGGGCCCTGTACAACCTGGTGTCTGTCTACC CGGACAAGTACTGCCCCCTGCTGATCAAAGAAGGTGGAATGCCCCTCCTGAGGGACATGATCAAGATGGCAACCGCGCGGCAAGAGACCAAGGAAATGGCCCG CAAGGTGATTGAGCACTGCAGTAACTTTAAAGAGGAGAACATGGACACATCCAGATAG
- the ZER1 gene encoding protein zer-1 homolog isoform X2, whose translation MASDTPESLMALCTDFCLRNLDGTLGYLLDKETLRLHPDIFLPSEICDRLVNEYVELVNAACNFEPHESFFSLFSDPRSTRLTRIHLREDLVQDQDLEAIRKQDLVELYLTNCEKLSAKSLQTLRSFSHTLVSLSLFGCANIFYEEENPGGCEDECLVNPTCQVLVKDFTFEGFSRLRFLNLGRMIDGVPVESLLRPLNSLAALDLSGIQTSDAAFLTQWKDSLVSLVLYNMDLSDDHIRVIVQLHKLRHLDISRDRLSSYYKFKLTRKVLSLFVQKLGNLMSLDISGHMILENCSISKMDEDAGQTSIEPSKSSIMPFRALKRPLQFLGLFETSLCRLTHIPAYKVSGDKNEEQVLNAIEAYTEHRPEITSRAINLLFDIARIERCNQLLRALKLVITALKCHKYDKNIQVTGSAALFYLTNSEYRSEQSIKLRRQVIQVVLNGMESYQEVQRNCCLTLCNFSIPEELEFQYRRVNELLLSILNPTRQDESIQRIAVHLCNALVCQVDNDHKEAVGKMGFVVTMLKLIQKKLLDKICDQVMEFSWSALWNITDETPDNCEMFLNFNGMKLFLDCLKEFPEKQELHRNMLGLLGNVAEVKELRPQLMTSQFISVFSNLLESKADGIEVSYNACGVLSHIMFDGPEAWGICEPQREEVEERMWAAIQSWDINSRRNINYRSFEPILRLLPQGISPVSQHWATWALYNLVSVYPDKYCPLLIKEGGMPLLRDMIKMATARQETKEMARKVIEHCSNFKEENMDTSR comes from the exons ATGGCGTCAGACACCCCTGAATCCCTGATGGCCCTCTGCACTGACTTCTGCCTGCGCAACCTGGATGGTACCTTGGGCTACCTGCTGGACAAGGAGACTCTGCGGCTCCATCCAGACATCTTCCTGCCCAGCGAGATCTGTGACCGGCTCGTCAACGA gtATGTGGAGCTGGTCAACGCCGCCTGCAACTTTGAGCCGCATGAGAGCTTCTTCAGCCTCTTCTCGGACCCCCGCAGCACCCGCCTCACCCGAATCCACCTCCGCGAGGACCTGGTGCAGGACCAGGACCTGGAAGCCATTCGCAAGCAG GACCTGGTGGAGCTGTACCTGACCAACTGCGAGAAGCTGTCCGCCAAGAGCCTGCAGACGCTGAGGAGCTTCAGCCACACCCTGGTGTCCCTGAGCCTGTTCGGCTGCGCGAACATCTTCTACGAGGAGGAGAACCCGGGGGGCTGTGAAGACGAGTGCCTCGTCAACCCCACCTGTCAGGTGCTGGTCAAGGACTTCACCTTCGAGGGCTTTAGCCGCCTGCGCTTCCTCAACCTGGGCCGCATGATCGATGGGGTCCCCGTGGAGTCCCTGCTGCGGCCGCTCAACTCGCTGGCCGCCTTGGACCTCTCGGGCATCCAGACGAGCGACGCAGCCTTCCTAACCCAGTGGAAAGACAGCCTGGTGTCCCTCGTGCTCTACAACATGGACCTGTCTGACGACCACATCCGTGTTATTGTCCAGTTGCACAAGCTGCG ACACCTGGACATCTCCCGAGACCGCCTGTCCAGCTACTACAAGTTCAAGCTGACTCGCAAGGTGCTGAGCCTCTTTGTGCAGAAGCTGGGGAACCTGATGTCCCTGGACATCTCTGGCCACATGATCCTGGAGAACTGCAGCATCTCTAAGATGGACGAGGATGCAGGACAGACCAG CATCGAGCCTTCCAAGAGCAGCATCATGCCGTTCCGGGCTCTGAAGAGGCCACTGCAGTTCCTTGGGCTCTTCGAGACCTCCCTGTGCCGCCTCACGCACATTCCGGCCTACAAa GTGAGTGGTGACAAAAATGAGGAACAGGTGCTGAATGCCATCGAGGCCTACACGGAGCACAGGCCGGAGATCACCTCACGGGCCATCAACCTGCTTTTCGACATCGCACGCATTGAACGCTGCAACCAGCTTCTGCGGGCCCTGAAG CTGGTCATCACGGCCCTCAAGTGCCACAAGTATGACAAGAACATTCAAGTGACGGGCAGCGCTGCCCTCTTCTACCTGACCAATTCCGAGTATCGCTCAGAGCAGAGCATCAAGCTGCGCCGGCAGGTCATCCAGGTGGTGCTGAATGGCATGGAATCCTACCAGGAG GTCCAGCGGAACTGCTGCCTGACCCTCTGCAACTTCAGCATCCCTGAGGAGCTGGAGTTCCAGTACCGCCGAGTCAACGAGCTCTTGCTCAGCATCCTCAACCCCACGCGGCAGGACGAGTCGATCCAGCGCATCGCCGTGCACCTGTGCAACGCCCTGGTCTGCCAGGTGGACAACGACCACAAGGAGGCCGTGGGCAAGATGGGCTTTGTCGTG ACCATGCTGAAGCTGATTCAGAAGAAGCTGCTGGACAAGATA TGCGACCAGGTGATGGAGTTCTCCTGGAGCGCCCTGTGGAACATCACGGATGAGACCCCCGACAACTGCGAGATGTTCCTTAACTTCAACGGCATGAAGCTCTTCCTGGACTGCCTGAAG GAGTTCCCAGAGAAGCAGGAGCTGCATCGGAATATGCTAGGACTCTTGGGGAATGTGGCAGAGGTGAAGGAGCTACGGCCCCAGCTAATGACTTCCCAATTCATCAGTGTCTTCAG CAACCTGCTGGAGAGCAAGGCTGATGGGATTGAGGTTTCCTACAATGCCTGTGGCGTCCTCTCCCACATCATGTTTGATGGCCCTGAGGCCTGGGGCATCTGTGAACCCCAGCGGGAGGAGGTAGAGGAGCGCATGTGGGCAGCCATCCAGAGCTGGGACATCAACTCACGGAGAAATATCAATTACAG GTCATTTGAGCCAATTCTTCGCCTCCTTCCCCAGGGCATCTCACCTGTCAGCCAGCATTGGGCCACCTGGGCCCTGTACAACCTGGTGTCTGTCTACC CGGACAAGTACTGCCCCCTGCTGATCAAAGAAGGTGGAATGCCCCTCCTGAGGGACATGATCAAGATGGCAACCGCGCGGCAAGAGACCAAGGAAATGGCCCG CAAGGTGATTGAGCACTGCAGTAACTTTAAAGAGGAGAACATGGACACATCCAGATAG